CATGCCCAGCAAAAGAATGTGAGCAACCTGAATTGTTTATAGGTATAGAGCTCTTCACTTGAAGACTGGGGGAGAAGTCATAGGGTAAGTTTTGAACAAAACATTCCTATGGCGTCATATTTTATTGGGAAAGAAACATAATCAACCAACAGAAAGACCACGACTTGCCAACATGACAAACAACGTCTTAGTTTCTGCAATTAAAAACCAGACCCTGAATATTTGGATCTGGCTTTCTATGATTTGTTTTCGTGAGAGAGAAGGGGAGGCAATCAATATTGCATTTGTTTCAGTTCCCTTCTGGTATCCCTGTTCAAATCACGTTCCTTGATTACATTCCTCTTGTCATGCATCTGCTTGCCCCTACACAGAGAGACCTGGACCTTTACCAGGTTGCCCCTTAGGTAAATCGAGGTAGGGATAAGGGTAAAGCCTTTCTCGTCCACCTTGCGCTTGAGTCGCTTGATCTCGTCCTTGTGGGCGAGGAGCCTCCGGTTCCTGGCAGGGTCGTGGTTATTGATACTACCATGCGTGTAAGGCTGGATGGTCAATCCTACCAAAGTCAGGGAATGTCCCGATACCGTGACATAACTGTCGGTAAAGCTGAACTTGCCTT
The sequence above is a segment of the Sphaerochaeta pleomorpha str. Grapes genome. Coding sequences within it:
- the smpB gene encoding SsrA-binding protein SmpB translates to MKQDKNTFKPLQKNKKAYFNYEVLEDLECGIALVGTEVKSIREGKFSFTDSYVTVSGHSLTLVGLTIQPYTHGSINNHDPARNRRLLAHKDEIKRLKRKVDEKGFTLIPTSIYLRGNLVKVQVSLCRGKQMHDKRNVIKERDLNRDTRRELKQMQY